The following are encoded in a window of Syngnathus scovelli strain Florida chromosome 4, RoL_Ssco_1.2, whole genome shotgun sequence genomic DNA:
- the dzank1 gene encoding double zinc ribbon and ankyrin repeat-containing protein 1 isoform X5: MTAGAVAAPRIIPITQRDKPTSRNHIDTSTLVCIQSDTGDARLFYTLDGSNPAREAPSGPGSDGRRYRSPFTLPAGRVCVRAMAATSDGRESATVTKIFIVREAEPLQQQVSPGEGLHHRHDDDVATLRRLPGSKVTDGAGSLRRPGVAPPAGVPARSSVESAGTPRRPDATPDARAHRPSTTPPVDGGLLACCVWCHAEVAVDTHVCSRGHAHLWRQLRPSLQAQVLCACCGRGNPADLSHCLTCDTRLSTTALDVDRAPCIQEASHTGNLACSACQRLNRADARYCDWCGTKAGPSSQECRTQTSVAHGPSSDVERAAGRPRPPCSAVSPGRGFWRKQLDHVCAHLRSFAQNDAPFRTLLGEPRLGRVRRTDGRTMTCAVLREDAHEVSLSLSFAAGGDVRREVGQKVRSAASKRIRASDSVCALAESGSECSGAEMARNAQLLQELGPGCGRVAVVRHLLEQGADPECRGNDGRPAVAIAAVNGHHAAVPLLLQRGANIDLQFGPAFCVGANGLVL; the protein is encoded by the exons ATGACAGCAGGGGCGGTGGCGGCGCCGCGGATTATTCCCATCACGCAACGGGACAAACCCACGTCAAGGAACCACATTGACACTAGTACACTTGTTTGCATTCAATCAG ACACGGGCGACGCGCGTCTCTTCTACACGCTGGACGGCTCCAATCCCGCACGCGAGGCGCCTTCTGGGCCAGGAAGCGATGGGCGGCGCTACCGATCGCCTTTCACGCTGCCCGCCGGACGAGTGTGCGTCCGTGCCATGGCCGCCACCAG CGACGGCCGTGAGAGCGCCACCGTCACCAAAATCTTCATTGTCCGGGAGGCGGAGCCTCTGCAACAG CAGGTGAGCCCGGGCGAAGGCTTGCACCACCGCCACGATGACGACGTGGCGACTTTACGCCGGCTTCCAG GGTCAAAGGTGACGGACGGCGCCGGCTCCCTCCGGCGTCCTGGCGTGGCTCCACCCGCCGGCGTTCCCGCACGCTCAAGTGTGGAG AGCGCAGGTACGCCGAGGCGCCCAGACGCCACGCCGGATGCGCGCGCCCATCGCCCAAG CACGACGCCCCCTGTTGACGGAGGACTG CTGGCGTGTTGCGTGTGGTGCCATGCTGAAGTTGCAGTAGACACGCACGTGTGTTCTAGAGGCCACGCCCACCTATGGCGTCAGCTTCGGCCTTCCCTGCAG GCTCAAGTTTTGTGTGCGTGCTGTGGACGAGGCAACCCGGCTGACCTGTCACACTGCTTGACGTGTGACACCCGCCTCTCCACG ACAGCGTTGGATGTGGACAGAGCCCCTTGTATCCAGGAGGCCTCACACACCGGCAACTTGGCCTGCTCCGCGTGTCAACGCCTCAACCGCGCCGACGCTCGCTACTGCGACTGGTGTGGCACCAAG GCCGGCCCGTCCTCCCAAGAGTGCCGCACGCAGACGTCGGTAGCGCATGGCCCATCCTCTGACGTAGAGCGGGcggcgggtcgcccgcggccgcCATGCTCGGCCGTCAGCCCGGGGAGAG GTTTCTGGAGGAAACAGCTGGATCACGTGTGCGCTCACCTGAGGAGTTTTGCCCAAAACGACGCCCCCTTCAGGACGCTGCTGGGAGAGCCTCGGCTGGGCCGGGtacgacggacggacggacggacg ATGACATGCGCCGTGCTTCGAGAAGACGCTCACGAGGTCAGTCTGAGCCTCAGCTTCGCAGCGGGCGGGGACGTACGCCGGGAGGTTGGACAGAAAGTGAGGAGCGCTGCTTCCAAGCGCATCCGGGCCTCGGATTCGGTTTGTGCGCTGGCCGAAAGCGGAAGCGAATGCAGCGGCGCTGAGATG GCCAGGAATGCGCAGCTGCTTCAGGAATTGGGCCCGGGTTGCGGTCGCGTGGCCGTTGTCCGGCACCTCCTGGAACAG GGGGCGGACCCCGAGTGCCGAGGCAACGACGGCCGCCCCGCCGTGGCCATAGCCGCCGTCAACGGGCACCATGCCGCCGTGCCTCTTCTACTGCAGCGCGGCGCCAACATTGACCTGCAATTTGGCCC GGCTTTCTGCGTTGGCGCTAACGGGCTTGTcctctga
- the dzank1 gene encoding double zinc ribbon and ankyrin repeat-containing protein 1 isoform X6 — translation MTAGAVAAPRIIPITQRDKPTSRNHIDTSTLVCIQSDTGDARLFYTLDGSNPAREAPSGPGSDGRRYRSPFTLPAGRVCVRAMAATSDGRESATVTKIFIVREAEPLQQQVSPGEGLHHRHDDDVATLRRLPGSKVTDGAGSLRRPGVAPPAGVPARSSVESAGTPRRPDATPDARAHRPSTTPPVDGGLLACCVWCHAEVAVDTHVCSRGHAHLWRQLRPSLQAGPSSQECRTQTSVAHGPSSDVERAAGRPRPPCSAVSPGRGFWRKQLDHVCAHLRSFAQNDAPFRTLLGEPRLGRVRRTDGRTMTCAVLREDAHEVSLSLSFAAGGDVRREVGQKVRSAASKRIRASDSVCALAESGSECSGAEMARNAQLLQELGPGCGRVAVVRHLLEQGADPECRGNDGRPAVAIAAVNGHHAAVPLLLQRGANIDLQFGPMKNTALHEAAALGPDGLSCARVLLSCNAAAGLRNVNGLTAYDVAAATGCVDMMSLLRESAAL, via the exons ATGACAGCAGGGGCGGTGGCGGCGCCGCGGATTATTCCCATCACGCAACGGGACAAACCCACGTCAAGGAACCACATTGACACTAGTACACTTGTTTGCATTCAATCAG ACACGGGCGACGCGCGTCTCTTCTACACGCTGGACGGCTCCAATCCCGCACGCGAGGCGCCTTCTGGGCCAGGAAGCGATGGGCGGCGCTACCGATCGCCTTTCACGCTGCCCGCCGGACGAGTGTGCGTCCGTGCCATGGCCGCCACCAG CGACGGCCGTGAGAGCGCCACCGTCACCAAAATCTTCATTGTCCGGGAGGCGGAGCCTCTGCAACAG CAGGTGAGCCCGGGCGAAGGCTTGCACCACCGCCACGATGACGACGTGGCGACTTTACGCCGGCTTCCAG GGTCAAAGGTGACGGACGGCGCCGGCTCCCTCCGGCGTCCTGGCGTGGCTCCACCCGCCGGCGTTCCCGCACGCTCAAGTGTGGAG AGCGCAGGTACGCCGAGGCGCCCAGACGCCACGCCGGATGCGCGCGCCCATCGCCCAAG CACGACGCCCCCTGTTGACGGAGGACTG CTGGCGTGTTGCGTGTGGTGCCATGCTGAAGTTGCAGTAGACACGCACGTGTGTTCTAGAGGCCACGCCCACCTATGGCGTCAGCTTCGGCCTTCCCTGCAG GCCGGCCCGTCCTCCCAAGAGTGCCGCACGCAGACGTCGGTAGCGCATGGCCCATCCTCTGACGTAGAGCGGGcggcgggtcgcccgcggccgcCATGCTCGGCCGTCAGCCCGGGGAGAG GTTTCTGGAGGAAACAGCTGGATCACGTGTGCGCTCACCTGAGGAGTTTTGCCCAAAACGACGCCCCCTTCAGGACGCTGCTGGGAGAGCCTCGGCTGGGCCGGGtacgacggacggacggacggacg ATGACATGCGCCGTGCTTCGAGAAGACGCTCACGAGGTCAGTCTGAGCCTCAGCTTCGCAGCGGGCGGGGACGTACGCCGGGAGGTTGGACAGAAAGTGAGGAGCGCTGCTTCCAAGCGCATCCGGGCCTCGGATTCGGTTTGTGCGCTGGCCGAAAGCGGAAGCGAATGCAGCGGCGCTGAGATG GCCAGGAATGCGCAGCTGCTTCAGGAATTGGGCCCGGGTTGCGGTCGCGTGGCCGTTGTCCGGCACCTCCTGGAACAG GGGGCGGACCCCGAGTGCCGAGGCAACGACGGCCGCCCCGCCGTGGCCATAGCCGCCGTCAACGGGCACCATGCCGCCGTGCCTCTTCTACTGCAGCGCGGCGCCAACATTGACCTGCAATTTGGCCC gATGAAGAACACGGCGCTGCACGAGGCCGCCGCGCTCGGACCCGACGGTCTCAGCTGTGCGCGCGTTCTCCTCAG CTGCAACGCCGCCGCTGGGCTGCGAAACGTCAACGGCCTGACGGCCTACGACGTGGCCGCTGCCACCGGCTGCGTCGACATGATGTCCCTGCTGCGGGAGTCCGCCGCTTTGTGA
- the dzank1 gene encoding double zinc ribbon and ankyrin repeat-containing protein 1 isoform X4: protein MTAGAVAAPRIIPITQRDKPTSRNHIDTSTLVCIQSDTGDARLFYTLDGSNPAREAPSGPGSDGRRYRSPFTLPAGRVCVRAMAATSDGRESATVTKIFIVREAEPLQQQVSPGEGLHHRHDDDVATLRRLPGSKVTDGAGSLRRPGVAPPAGVPARSSVESAGTPRRPDATPDARAHRPSTTPPVDGGLLACCVWCHAEVAVDTHVCSRGHAHLWRQLRPSLQAQVLCACCGRGNPADLSHCLTCDTRLSTTALDVDRAPCIQEASHTGNLACSACQRLNRADARYCDWCGTKAGPSSQECRTQTSVAHGPSSDVERAAGRPRPPCSAVSPGRGFWRKQLDHVCAHLRSFAQNDAPFRTLLGEPRLGRVRRTDGRTMTCAVLREDAHEVSLSLSFAAGGDVRREVGQKVRSAASKRIRASDSVCALAESGSECSGAEMARNAQLLQELGPGCGRVAVVRHLLEQDEEHGAARGRRARTRRSQLCARSPQLQRRRWAAKRQRPDGLRRGRCHRLRRHDVPAAGVRRFVTGGAHTLLISTKFSQRRNKFQKQNVCVD from the exons ATGACAGCAGGGGCGGTGGCGGCGCCGCGGATTATTCCCATCACGCAACGGGACAAACCCACGTCAAGGAACCACATTGACACTAGTACACTTGTTTGCATTCAATCAG ACACGGGCGACGCGCGTCTCTTCTACACGCTGGACGGCTCCAATCCCGCACGCGAGGCGCCTTCTGGGCCAGGAAGCGATGGGCGGCGCTACCGATCGCCTTTCACGCTGCCCGCCGGACGAGTGTGCGTCCGTGCCATGGCCGCCACCAG CGACGGCCGTGAGAGCGCCACCGTCACCAAAATCTTCATTGTCCGGGAGGCGGAGCCTCTGCAACAG CAGGTGAGCCCGGGCGAAGGCTTGCACCACCGCCACGATGACGACGTGGCGACTTTACGCCGGCTTCCAG GGTCAAAGGTGACGGACGGCGCCGGCTCCCTCCGGCGTCCTGGCGTGGCTCCACCCGCCGGCGTTCCCGCACGCTCAAGTGTGGAG AGCGCAGGTACGCCGAGGCGCCCAGACGCCACGCCGGATGCGCGCGCCCATCGCCCAAG CACGACGCCCCCTGTTGACGGAGGACTG CTGGCGTGTTGCGTGTGGTGCCATGCTGAAGTTGCAGTAGACACGCACGTGTGTTCTAGAGGCCACGCCCACCTATGGCGTCAGCTTCGGCCTTCCCTGCAG GCTCAAGTTTTGTGTGCGTGCTGTGGACGAGGCAACCCGGCTGACCTGTCACACTGCTTGACGTGTGACACCCGCCTCTCCACG ACAGCGTTGGATGTGGACAGAGCCCCTTGTATCCAGGAGGCCTCACACACCGGCAACTTGGCCTGCTCCGCGTGTCAACGCCTCAACCGCGCCGACGCTCGCTACTGCGACTGGTGTGGCACCAAG GCCGGCCCGTCCTCCCAAGAGTGCCGCACGCAGACGTCGGTAGCGCATGGCCCATCCTCTGACGTAGAGCGGGcggcgggtcgcccgcggccgcCATGCTCGGCCGTCAGCCCGGGGAGAG GTTTCTGGAGGAAACAGCTGGATCACGTGTGCGCTCACCTGAGGAGTTTTGCCCAAAACGACGCCCCCTTCAGGACGCTGCTGGGAGAGCCTCGGCTGGGCCGGGtacgacggacggacggacggacg ATGACATGCGCCGTGCTTCGAGAAGACGCTCACGAGGTCAGTCTGAGCCTCAGCTTCGCAGCGGGCGGGGACGTACGCCGGGAGGTTGGACAGAAAGTGAGGAGCGCTGCTTCCAAGCGCATCCGGGCCTCGGATTCGGTTTGTGCGCTGGCCGAAAGCGGAAGCGAATGCAGCGGCGCTGAGATG GCCAGGAATGCGCAGCTGCTTCAGGAATTGGGCCCGGGTTGCGGTCGCGTGGCCGTTGTCCGGCACCTCCTGGAACAG gATGAAGAACACGGCGCTGCACGAGGCCGCCGCGCTCGGACCCGACGGTCTCAGCTGTGCGCGCGTTCTCCTCAG CTGCAACGCCGCCGCTGGGCTGCGAAACGTCAACGGCCTGACGGCCTACGACGTGGCCGCTGCCACCGGCTGCGTCGACATGATGTCCCTGCTGCGGGAGTCCGCCGCTTTGTGACGGGCGGGGCCCACACCCTGCTAATCTCTACGAAATTCTCTCAGCGGAGAAAcaaatttcaaaaacaaaacgtgTGCGTTGATTGA
- the dzank1 gene encoding double zinc ribbon and ankyrin repeat-containing protein 1 isoform X1: MTAGAVAAPRIIPITQRDKPTSRNHIDTSTLVCIQSDTGDARLFYTLDGSNPAREAPSGPGSDGRRYRSPFTLPAGRVCVRAMAATSDGRESATVTKIFIVREAEPLQQQVSPGEGLHHRHDDDVATLRRLPGSKVTDGAGSLRRPGVAPPAGVPARSSVESAGTPRRPDATPDARAHRPSTTPPVDGGLLACCVWCHAEVAVDTHVCSRGHAHLWRQLRPSLQAQVLCACCGRGNPADLSHCLTCDTRLSTTALDVDRAPCIQEASHTGNLACSACQRLNRADARYCDWCGTKAGPSSQECRTQTSVAHGPSSDVERAAGRPRPPCSAVSPGRGFWRKQLDHVCAHLRSFAQNDAPFRTLLGEPRLGRVRRTDGRTMTCAVLREDAHEVSLSLSFAAGGDVRREVGQKVRSAASKRIRASDSVCALAESGSECSGAEMARNAQLLQELGPGCGRVAVVRHLLEQGADPECRGNDGRPAVAIAAVNGHHAAVPLLLQRGANIDLQFGPMKNTALHEAAALGPDGLSCARVLLSCNAAAGLRNVNGLTAYDVAAATGCVDMMSLLRESAAL; the protein is encoded by the exons ATGACAGCAGGGGCGGTGGCGGCGCCGCGGATTATTCCCATCACGCAACGGGACAAACCCACGTCAAGGAACCACATTGACACTAGTACACTTGTTTGCATTCAATCAG ACACGGGCGACGCGCGTCTCTTCTACACGCTGGACGGCTCCAATCCCGCACGCGAGGCGCCTTCTGGGCCAGGAAGCGATGGGCGGCGCTACCGATCGCCTTTCACGCTGCCCGCCGGACGAGTGTGCGTCCGTGCCATGGCCGCCACCAG CGACGGCCGTGAGAGCGCCACCGTCACCAAAATCTTCATTGTCCGGGAGGCGGAGCCTCTGCAACAG CAGGTGAGCCCGGGCGAAGGCTTGCACCACCGCCACGATGACGACGTGGCGACTTTACGCCGGCTTCCAG GGTCAAAGGTGACGGACGGCGCCGGCTCCCTCCGGCGTCCTGGCGTGGCTCCACCCGCCGGCGTTCCCGCACGCTCAAGTGTGGAG AGCGCAGGTACGCCGAGGCGCCCAGACGCCACGCCGGATGCGCGCGCCCATCGCCCAAG CACGACGCCCCCTGTTGACGGAGGACTG CTGGCGTGTTGCGTGTGGTGCCATGCTGAAGTTGCAGTAGACACGCACGTGTGTTCTAGAGGCCACGCCCACCTATGGCGTCAGCTTCGGCCTTCCCTGCAG GCTCAAGTTTTGTGTGCGTGCTGTGGACGAGGCAACCCGGCTGACCTGTCACACTGCTTGACGTGTGACACCCGCCTCTCCACG ACAGCGTTGGATGTGGACAGAGCCCCTTGTATCCAGGAGGCCTCACACACCGGCAACTTGGCCTGCTCCGCGTGTCAACGCCTCAACCGCGCCGACGCTCGCTACTGCGACTGGTGTGGCACCAAG GCCGGCCCGTCCTCCCAAGAGTGCCGCACGCAGACGTCGGTAGCGCATGGCCCATCCTCTGACGTAGAGCGGGcggcgggtcgcccgcggccgcCATGCTCGGCCGTCAGCCCGGGGAGAG GTTTCTGGAGGAAACAGCTGGATCACGTGTGCGCTCACCTGAGGAGTTTTGCCCAAAACGACGCCCCCTTCAGGACGCTGCTGGGAGAGCCTCGGCTGGGCCGGGtacgacggacggacggacggacg ATGACATGCGCCGTGCTTCGAGAAGACGCTCACGAGGTCAGTCTGAGCCTCAGCTTCGCAGCGGGCGGGGACGTACGCCGGGAGGTTGGACAGAAAGTGAGGAGCGCTGCTTCCAAGCGCATCCGGGCCTCGGATTCGGTTTGTGCGCTGGCCGAAAGCGGAAGCGAATGCAGCGGCGCTGAGATG GCCAGGAATGCGCAGCTGCTTCAGGAATTGGGCCCGGGTTGCGGTCGCGTGGCCGTTGTCCGGCACCTCCTGGAACAG GGGGCGGACCCCGAGTGCCGAGGCAACGACGGCCGCCCCGCCGTGGCCATAGCCGCCGTCAACGGGCACCATGCCGCCGTGCCTCTTCTACTGCAGCGCGGCGCCAACATTGACCTGCAATTTGGCCC gATGAAGAACACGGCGCTGCACGAGGCCGCCGCGCTCGGACCCGACGGTCTCAGCTGTGCGCGCGTTCTCCTCAG CTGCAACGCCGCCGCTGGGCTGCGAAACGTCAACGGCCTGACGGCCTACGACGTGGCCGCTGCCACCGGCTGCGTCGACATGATGTCCCTGCTGCGGGAGTCCGCCGCTTTGTGA
- the dzank1 gene encoding double zinc ribbon and ankyrin repeat-containing protein 1 isoform X2 produces the protein MTAGAVAAPRIIPITQRDKPTSRNHIDTSTLVCIQSDTGDARLFYTLDGSNPAREAPSGPGSDGRRYRSPFTLPAGRVCVRAMAATSDGRESATVTKIFIVREAEPLQQQVSPGEGLHHRHDDDVATLRRLPGSKVTDGAGSLRRPGVAPPAGVPARSSVESAGTPRRPDATPDARAHRPSTTPPVDGGLLACCVWCHAEVAVDTHVCSRGHAHLWRQLRPSLQAQVLCACCGRGNPADLSHCLTCDTRLSTTALDVDRAPCIQEASHTGNLACSACQRLNRADARYCDWCGTKAGPSSQECRTQTSVAHGPSSDVERAAGRPRPPCSAVSPGRGFWRKQLDHVCAHLRSFAQNDAPFRTLLGEPRLGRMTCAVLREDAHEVSLSLSFAAGGDVRREVGQKVRSAASKRIRASDSVCALAESGSECSGAEMARNAQLLQELGPGCGRVAVVRHLLEQGADPECRGNDGRPAVAIAAVNGHHAAVPLLLQRGANIDLQFGPMKNTALHEAAALGPDGLSCARVLLSCNAAAGLRNVNGLTAYDVAAATGCVDMMSLLRESAAL, from the exons ATGACAGCAGGGGCGGTGGCGGCGCCGCGGATTATTCCCATCACGCAACGGGACAAACCCACGTCAAGGAACCACATTGACACTAGTACACTTGTTTGCATTCAATCAG ACACGGGCGACGCGCGTCTCTTCTACACGCTGGACGGCTCCAATCCCGCACGCGAGGCGCCTTCTGGGCCAGGAAGCGATGGGCGGCGCTACCGATCGCCTTTCACGCTGCCCGCCGGACGAGTGTGCGTCCGTGCCATGGCCGCCACCAG CGACGGCCGTGAGAGCGCCACCGTCACCAAAATCTTCATTGTCCGGGAGGCGGAGCCTCTGCAACAG CAGGTGAGCCCGGGCGAAGGCTTGCACCACCGCCACGATGACGACGTGGCGACTTTACGCCGGCTTCCAG GGTCAAAGGTGACGGACGGCGCCGGCTCCCTCCGGCGTCCTGGCGTGGCTCCACCCGCCGGCGTTCCCGCACGCTCAAGTGTGGAG AGCGCAGGTACGCCGAGGCGCCCAGACGCCACGCCGGATGCGCGCGCCCATCGCCCAAG CACGACGCCCCCTGTTGACGGAGGACTG CTGGCGTGTTGCGTGTGGTGCCATGCTGAAGTTGCAGTAGACACGCACGTGTGTTCTAGAGGCCACGCCCACCTATGGCGTCAGCTTCGGCCTTCCCTGCAG GCTCAAGTTTTGTGTGCGTGCTGTGGACGAGGCAACCCGGCTGACCTGTCACACTGCTTGACGTGTGACACCCGCCTCTCCACG ACAGCGTTGGATGTGGACAGAGCCCCTTGTATCCAGGAGGCCTCACACACCGGCAACTTGGCCTGCTCCGCGTGTCAACGCCTCAACCGCGCCGACGCTCGCTACTGCGACTGGTGTGGCACCAAG GCCGGCCCGTCCTCCCAAGAGTGCCGCACGCAGACGTCGGTAGCGCATGGCCCATCCTCTGACGTAGAGCGGGcggcgggtcgcccgcggccgcCATGCTCGGCCGTCAGCCCGGGGAGAG GTTTCTGGAGGAAACAGCTGGATCACGTGTGCGCTCACCTGAGGAGTTTTGCCCAAAACGACGCCCCCTTCAGGACGCTGCTGGGAGAGCCTCGGCTGGGCCGG ATGACATGCGCCGTGCTTCGAGAAGACGCTCACGAGGTCAGTCTGAGCCTCAGCTTCGCAGCGGGCGGGGACGTACGCCGGGAGGTTGGACAGAAAGTGAGGAGCGCTGCTTCCAAGCGCATCCGGGCCTCGGATTCGGTTTGTGCGCTGGCCGAAAGCGGAAGCGAATGCAGCGGCGCTGAGATG GCCAGGAATGCGCAGCTGCTTCAGGAATTGGGCCCGGGTTGCGGTCGCGTGGCCGTTGTCCGGCACCTCCTGGAACAG GGGGCGGACCCCGAGTGCCGAGGCAACGACGGCCGCCCCGCCGTGGCCATAGCCGCCGTCAACGGGCACCATGCCGCCGTGCCTCTTCTACTGCAGCGCGGCGCCAACATTGACCTGCAATTTGGCCC gATGAAGAACACGGCGCTGCACGAGGCCGCCGCGCTCGGACCCGACGGTCTCAGCTGTGCGCGCGTTCTCCTCAG CTGCAACGCCGCCGCTGGGCTGCGAAACGTCAACGGCCTGACGGCCTACGACGTGGCCGCTGCCACCGGCTGCGTCGACATGATGTCCCTGCTGCGGGAGTCCGCCGCTTTGTGA
- the dzank1 gene encoding double zinc ribbon and ankyrin repeat-containing protein 1 isoform X3 gives MMTDCKRISDSKYECACLLAHACWHSSDTGDARLFYTLDGSNPAREAPSGPGSDGRRYRSPFTLPAGRVCVRAMAATSDGRESATVTKIFIVREAEPLQQQVSPGEGLHHRHDDDVATLRRLPGSKVTDGAGSLRRPGVAPPAGVPARSSVESAGTPRRPDATPDARAHRPSTTPPVDGGLLACCVWCHAEVAVDTHVCSRGHAHLWRQLRPSLQAQVLCACCGRGNPADLSHCLTCDTRLSTTALDVDRAPCIQEASHTGNLACSACQRLNRADARYCDWCGTKAGPSSQECRTQTSVAHGPSSDVERAAGRPRPPCSAVSPGRGFWRKQLDHVCAHLRSFAQNDAPFRTLLGEPRLGRVRRTDGRTMTCAVLREDAHEVSLSLSFAAGGDVRREVGQKVRSAASKRIRASDSVCALAESGSECSGAEMARNAQLLQELGPGCGRVAVVRHLLEQGADPECRGNDGRPAVAIAAVNGHHAAVPLLLQRGANIDLQFGPMKNTALHEAAALGPDGLSCARVLLSCNAAAGLRNVNGLTAYDVAAATGCVDMMSLLRESAAL, from the exons ATGATGACGGATTGCAAACGGATCTCCGATTCTAAATACGAGTGCGCATGCCTGTTGGCGCATGCGTGTTGGCACTCATCAGACACGGGCGACGCGCGTCTCTTCTACACGCTGGACGGCTCCAATCCCGCACGCGAGGCGCCTTCTGGGCCAGGAAGCGATGGGCGGCGCTACCGATCGCCTTTCACGCTGCCCGCCGGACGAGTGTGCGTCCGTGCCATGGCCGCCACCAG CGACGGCCGTGAGAGCGCCACCGTCACCAAAATCTTCATTGTCCGGGAGGCGGAGCCTCTGCAACAG CAGGTGAGCCCGGGCGAAGGCTTGCACCACCGCCACGATGACGACGTGGCGACTTTACGCCGGCTTCCAG GGTCAAAGGTGACGGACGGCGCCGGCTCCCTCCGGCGTCCTGGCGTGGCTCCACCCGCCGGCGTTCCCGCACGCTCAAGTGTGGAG AGCGCAGGTACGCCGAGGCGCCCAGACGCCACGCCGGATGCGCGCGCCCATCGCCCAAG CACGACGCCCCCTGTTGACGGAGGACTG CTGGCGTGTTGCGTGTGGTGCCATGCTGAAGTTGCAGTAGACACGCACGTGTGTTCTAGAGGCCACGCCCACCTATGGCGTCAGCTTCGGCCTTCCCTGCAG GCTCAAGTTTTGTGTGCGTGCTGTGGACGAGGCAACCCGGCTGACCTGTCACACTGCTTGACGTGTGACACCCGCCTCTCCACG ACAGCGTTGGATGTGGACAGAGCCCCTTGTATCCAGGAGGCCTCACACACCGGCAACTTGGCCTGCTCCGCGTGTCAACGCCTCAACCGCGCCGACGCTCGCTACTGCGACTGGTGTGGCACCAAG GCCGGCCCGTCCTCCCAAGAGTGCCGCACGCAGACGTCGGTAGCGCATGGCCCATCCTCTGACGTAGAGCGGGcggcgggtcgcccgcggccgcCATGCTCGGCCGTCAGCCCGGGGAGAG GTTTCTGGAGGAAACAGCTGGATCACGTGTGCGCTCACCTGAGGAGTTTTGCCCAAAACGACGCCCCCTTCAGGACGCTGCTGGGAGAGCCTCGGCTGGGCCGGGtacgacggacggacggacggacg ATGACATGCGCCGTGCTTCGAGAAGACGCTCACGAGGTCAGTCTGAGCCTCAGCTTCGCAGCGGGCGGGGACGTACGCCGGGAGGTTGGACAGAAAGTGAGGAGCGCTGCTTCCAAGCGCATCCGGGCCTCGGATTCGGTTTGTGCGCTGGCCGAAAGCGGAAGCGAATGCAGCGGCGCTGAGATG GCCAGGAATGCGCAGCTGCTTCAGGAATTGGGCCCGGGTTGCGGTCGCGTGGCCGTTGTCCGGCACCTCCTGGAACAG GGGGCGGACCCCGAGTGCCGAGGCAACGACGGCCGCCCCGCCGTGGCCATAGCCGCCGTCAACGGGCACCATGCCGCCGTGCCTCTTCTACTGCAGCGCGGCGCCAACATTGACCTGCAATTTGGCCC gATGAAGAACACGGCGCTGCACGAGGCCGCCGCGCTCGGACCCGACGGTCTCAGCTGTGCGCGCGTTCTCCTCAG CTGCAACGCCGCCGCTGGGCTGCGAAACGTCAACGGCCTGACGGCCTACGACGTGGCCGCTGCCACCGGCTGCGTCGACATGATGTCCCTGCTGCGGGAGTCCGCCGCTTTGTGA